One genomic region from Terriglobia bacterium encodes:
- a CDS encoding SMI1/KNR4 family protein, translating to MLEQKNGFYAFEQALHVFPLESDVTNTMTMEDWNSKTLWLSSYKGLADGLLFFGEDIFGDQFCLAKEKEGVLRFDAERGEGTVISDSLESWADLLLSNYHVETGWPLASEWQKQNGPLQLGDRLQPKVPFICGGDYSVQNLSPGDAVQGMLFKGELAVKLKNLPDGTAIELHVKGDK from the coding sequence CTGCTAGAGCAGAAAAATGGATTTTATGCTTTTGAGCAAGCTTTGCATGTTTTTCCGCTTGAATCTGATGTAACAAATACGATGACCATGGAAGATTGGAATTCGAAGACGCTCTGGTTGAGCTCTTACAAAGGATTGGCAGACGGTCTCTTATTTTTTGGGGAGGATATTTTTGGAGACCAATTTTGTTTGGCGAAAGAGAAAGAAGGCGTCCTACGATTTGACGCGGAAAGAGGCGAAGGGACTGTTATCAGCGATTCACTCGAAAGTTGGGCTGATCTCCTTCTTTCGAACTACCACGTAGAGACAGGCTGGCCACTTGCAAGTGAATGGCAAAAACAGAATGGTCCACTTCAGCTTGGAGATAGATTGCAGCCAAAGGTGCCTTTTATCTGTGGCGGGGATTACTCGGTACAAAACCTGTCGCCGGGTGATGCAGTTCAAGGAATGTTATTCAAGGGTGAACTTGCAGTGAAACTCAAAAACCTGCCAGATGGCACGGCCATTGAGCTTCACGTGAAGGGCGACAAATGA
- a CDS encoding cytochrome C peroxidase gives MLSQSKLKKLVVLILSLCAITLLSVTYLSAKGGGGGGGQDNGNGGQGGRGGNGGVQASGQKGKGGNGGGDQGGGGNNGGGTGSGKGGNGGGGGNGGNGGGKGGNGGGGNGAGGHDGRGLASLKTITVPGPTAAELADLIQDKNAAIALGKAFFWEMQFGSDGQTACATCHFNAGADSRTTNQTDPGLRRVDGNGNPAADSTTFHAGFGPNYALSLSDFPLHTSTRDNNNIVGSQGVFRNNFNDVVLGQAAENETGVADPVWSISDGNGGTLNVRRSTPRNAPPVINAVFNYRNFWDGRAQQTFNGVNPFGAGDPSAKLISVDPSNPNATIEVTLRLSNSALASQAVGPPGSDVEMSAAGRPFVKMGKKMLMLTPLALQQVAPDDSVLGSLSAAPANGLTTNYISMIKAAFQPKWWSSNVVVDANSNILFNGTPQNTDEYSQMEYNFSMFWGVAIQMYESTLVSDSSRFDQFMEGNRSALTSLEQLGLNRFEGKGGCINCHNGAEFTDATVSNVLHHGGSVVEQLPGGRWHDIGFHNIGVRPTDDDMGIAASDPSGLASLSVAQLASMGQVTGTAVPAGAPVAVGGAVKTPSLRNVELTAPFFVNGGQATLGQVVDFYSRRGDFPSADMDPNLERASFGPLDKVAVVAFLKSLTDERVRSQSAPFDHPSLTVPNGAVVNNGVLTEQTITIPATGAAGGAPQARFCDSLAGASSSACQ, from the coding sequence ATGCTTTCCCAAAGCAAACTCAAAAAATTGGTCGTGCTGATACTTTCTCTTTGCGCGATCACACTACTCAGTGTCACCTATCTCTCTGCCAAAGGCGGCGGAGGTGGTGGCGGTCAAGACAACGGCAATGGCGGCCAGGGCGGTAGGGGTGGAAATGGCGGCGTCCAGGCCAGCGGACAAAAAGGCAAAGGCGGAAATGGCGGTGGCGATCAAGGTGGCGGCGGCAATAATGGAGGCGGCACCGGCAGCGGCAAAGGTGGAAATGGTGGCGGCGGAGGAAATGGTGGCAATGGCGGTGGTAAAGGCGGAAATGGTGGTGGCGGAAATGGGGCAGGCGGTCATGATGGCCGTGGCCTTGCTTCGCTAAAAACCATTACTGTCCCCGGGCCAACCGCGGCTGAGCTTGCCGACCTGATCCAGGACAAGAACGCGGCCATCGCTCTGGGCAAGGCTTTCTTCTGGGAAATGCAATTTGGCAGCGACGGCCAGACAGCCTGCGCTACCTGCCATTTCAATGCTGGCGCGGACAGCCGCACCACCAACCAGACTGATCCTGGCTTGCGTCGCGTTGATGGCAACGGCAATCCCGCGGCGGATTCAACTACTTTCCACGCAGGCTTTGGACCGAACTATGCTCTCAGCCTGAGTGACTTTCCTCTACACACCTCTACTCGCGACAACAACAACATCGTGGGGTCGCAGGGTGTGTTCCGCAACAACTTTAATGATGTGGTGCTTGGCCAGGCCGCGGAAAACGAAACTGGCGTCGCCGATCCTGTCTGGAGCATCTCTGACGGTAATGGCGGCACGCTGAACGTGCGCCGTTCTACTCCGCGCAACGCGCCTCCTGTAATCAATGCGGTTTTCAACTACCGCAATTTCTGGGACGGCCGCGCGCAACAGACCTTTAACGGCGTGAATCCTTTTGGCGCCGGTGATCCTAGCGCAAAGTTAATCTCGGTCGATCCCAGCAACCCGAACGCTACTATCGAGGTCACGCTTCGTCTCTCGAACTCTGCGCTGGCATCGCAGGCTGTTGGACCTCCGGGTAGCGACGTTGAAATGTCTGCTGCAGGACGTCCGTTTGTGAAGATGGGCAAGAAGATGCTCATGCTCACTCCGCTGGCGCTGCAACAGGTCGCCCCAGATGATAGCGTTCTCGGCAGCTTGAGCGCGGCTCCTGCCAACGGCTTGACTACAAACTATATCTCCATGATCAAGGCAGCTTTCCAGCCCAAGTGGTGGAGCTCTAATGTAGTAGTTGATGCGAATAGCAACATACTATTCAACGGTACGCCACAAAATACTGATGAATACTCACAGATGGAGTACAACTTCTCTATGTTCTGGGGAGTAGCTATCCAGATGTATGAGTCAACCCTGGTTTCAGATAGCTCACGCTTTGACCAGTTCATGGAAGGCAACCGCTCTGCTCTTACTTCGCTTGAGCAGCTCGGCCTGAATCGCTTTGAAGGTAAAGGCGGCTGCATCAATTGCCACAACGGCGCTGAGTTTACTGATGCCACGGTATCCAATGTTCTGCACCACGGCGGCTCGGTGGTTGAGCAACTGCCCGGCGGACGCTGGCATGACATCGGCTTCCACAACATCGGCGTTCGTCCCACTGATGACGACATGGGAATCGCGGCCTCTGATCCTTCTGGATTAGCCTCGCTCTCAGTCGCTCAGCTCGCTTCCATGGGACAGGTCACCGGAACTGCAGTCCCAGCCGGTGCGCCGGTTGCTGTGGGCGGAGCAGTTAAGACGCCCAGCCTGCGCAACGTCGAACTGACCGCTCCATTCTTTGTGAACGGCGGCCAGGCCACGCTCGGCCAGGTGGTTGACTTCTACAGCCGCCGCGGTGATTTCCCGTCCGCGGACATGGACCCCAATCTTGAACGGGCAAGCTTTGGTCCGCTCGATAAAGTTGCGGTCGTCGCTTTCCTGAAGTCGCTTACCGATGAGCGAGTGCGCAGCCAGAGCGCGCCCTTTGATCATCCTTCACTCACCGTGCCGAACGGCGCAGTGGTGAACAACGGAGTTTTGACGGAACAAACAATCACTATCCCAGCTACCGGCGCCGCCGGCGGAGCGCCCCAGGCCAGGTTCTGCGATTCATTGGCCGGAGCGTCTTCGTCAGCCTGCCAGTAA
- a CDS encoding MmcB family DNA repair protein, giving the protein MTHQQLVRMAEQWLRTRYRCGIVLSEQSCASGETPDVIAWKGKCRSVVVECKVSRADFFADQEKPFRKDPELAMGCERFYLAPQGLVCAGELPPKWGLLECKGREVRMAVKPCRQAQRSQTGLMWEMNLLLASLRRVEVRIEPQTITDFLKWKNRLAEYNGGRLPEGVVAPEAEPNVHLV; this is encoded by the coding sequence ATGACCCATCAGCAGCTTGTCCGGATGGCCGAGCAGTGGCTTCGCACCCGATATCGTTGTGGAATCGTCCTGTCAGAGCAGTCTTGCGCCAGCGGCGAGACGCCCGACGTGATCGCCTGGAAGGGCAAGTGCCGCTCCGTGGTGGTGGAATGCAAGGTGTCGCGCGCTGACTTTTTTGCCGACCAGGAAAAGCCTTTCCGCAAAGATCCTGAGCTGGCCATGGGCTGTGAGCGCTTCTATCTCGCGCCGCAAGGCCTTGTCTGCGCCGGCGAGCTGCCGCCAAAATGGGGACTGCTGGAATGCAAAGGACGCGAAGTTCGCATGGCGGTGAAGCCGTGCCGCCAGGCCCAGCGCAGCCAGACCGGCCTGATGTGGGAAATGAATTTGCTGCTGGCCAGCCTGCGCCGCGTGGAAGTCCGCATTGAGCCGCAGACGATCACGGATTTTCTAAAGTGGAAGAACCGGCTGGCTGAATACAACGGTGGACGCCTGCCGGAAGGCGTCGTCGCGCCTGAAGCCGAGCCAAATGTGCATCTGGTGTGA
- a CDS encoding M48 family metalloprotease, with protein sequence MFRRRFFLGWALLLSTGFLSAMAFAAPQEQKDQNKQTKAKQSEDKQAEDKQTQEKQVGDDDKFYHGKGINDLNAIGSRNVGCNRGLGNWYTLDSQVRMGQEFAQQVEQTQHLITDPVVNEYVNRLGQNLVRNSDSKLPFTIKVLDVEDPNAFALPGGYMFVNAGSILLADDEAELAGVMAHEIGHVAACHAARESTRGAFAQIAMIPVIIMTGGIAGIGANEAANFGIPAVFSKFGRNFEAQADYLGIQYAYKAGYDPNGMIDFFEKIQAMEKRRAGFRARLYGDHPQTPDRIAQSQREIGSILPPRDQYIVSSSDFEQAKKRLALVMKHKLQKDGKEEQKPDLRRTAGSKNPNDTSPDQNGKSQDDDRPVIKRKPSDK encoded by the coding sequence GTGTTCCGCAGAAGATTTTTCCTGGGTTGGGCGCTCCTTCTATCCACCGGCTTTCTATCCGCCATGGCCTTTGCTGCACCGCAAGAGCAGAAGGACCAGAATAAGCAAACTAAAGCCAAGCAAAGCGAAGACAAGCAGGCCGAAGACAAGCAAACGCAAGAAAAGCAAGTCGGAGACGATGACAAGTTCTACCACGGCAAAGGAATCAATGACCTGAATGCCATTGGCAGCCGCAATGTAGGCTGCAATCGCGGACTGGGAAATTGGTACACGCTGGACAGCCAGGTAAGAATGGGCCAGGAGTTTGCCCAGCAGGTGGAACAGACGCAACACCTGATTACCGACCCCGTGGTGAATGAATACGTAAACCGCCTGGGGCAAAACCTTGTGCGCAACTCCGATTCAAAGCTGCCTTTCACCATCAAGGTGCTGGACGTGGAAGATCCCAACGCTTTTGCGCTGCCCGGCGGCTACATGTTTGTGAATGCCGGAAGCATTCTGCTGGCCGACGATGAGGCCGAACTTGCCGGGGTGATGGCGCATGAGATTGGGCATGTTGCGGCCTGCCATGCGGCGCGGGAGTCCACGCGCGGGGCCTTTGCCCAGATTGCGATGATTCCCGTGATCATTATGACTGGAGGCATTGCGGGGATTGGAGCCAATGAGGCCGCGAACTTTGGGATCCCGGCTGTCTTCAGCAAGTTTGGCCGCAACTTTGAGGCCCAGGCCGACTACCTTGGGATACAGTACGCCTACAAGGCGGGCTACGATCCCAATGGCATGATCGACTTTTTTGAAAAGATACAAGCCATGGAGAAGAGACGCGCGGGCTTCAGGGCCAGGCTTTATGGGGACCATCCGCAAACGCCGGACCGGATCGCGCAATCGCAGCGCGAGATTGGCTCCATTCTGCCGCCACGCGACCAGTACATTGTAAGCAGCTCGGACTTTGAGCAAGCCAAGAAGCGGCTGGCGCTGGTGATGAAACACAAGCTGCAAAAAGACGGCAAGGAAGAGCAGAAACCAGACCTGCGCCGCACGGCTGGAAGCAAGAACCCGAACGATACATCCCCTGACCAAAACGGTAAGAGCCAGGACGATGACCGTCCGGTGATCAAGCGCAAGCCCAGCGACAAGTAA
- a CDS encoding amidase: MNLTTDRRSFLAYFSSLGLTSTLFPGVLWARLSEAKPSDATLSETPAPPLTKDMLRDAAAVAGLEFTDEQLDKMLKGTSENTVKLRDLRKIEIDNSVAPPLYFNPVLPGMKIDRTRRPFRASAPPRVQRPPNLEDVAFWPVTSLSELVRTRQVTSVELTEMYLARAKRYTPKLKCFVTITDDLALREAREADKEIAAGKYRGPLHGIPYGIKDLFAVKGYPTTWGAAPFKDRIIDMDATVVARLREAGAVLLGKLATGELALDDIWFAGQTMNPWDTSMGSQGSSAGPGSATAGGLVGFSIGTETLGSILAPSAICGVTGLRPTFGRVSRYGAMALSWSMDKTGPMCRSVEDCALVLNAIQGADNLDLAAVDVPFNWDATLDVRKLRVAYLKAAFENTRQTPQVEANDHAALDKIRSLGIELAEFKLPENPKLDPSAILNAEGISALRDPVETHPDQLARPDRIAGQNAYRLYPAADYVNANRARMLLMQEMDKLMAKIDVYLLPYDYADYTPNPVADRSTGITNLTGHPSVTLPHGFDEKGHPTGLTFIGRLFGEAQMLAVAKAYQDSTGWHLKHPKL, from the coding sequence ATGAACCTCACCACTGATCGCCGTTCGTTCCTCGCGTATTTTTCCTCGCTTGGGTTGACCTCAACGCTTTTTCCCGGCGTCTTATGGGCGCGTCTCTCTGAAGCAAAGCCGTCTGACGCAACGCTTTCGGAAACGCCTGCGCCCCCACTGACCAAAGACATGCTGCGCGATGCCGCAGCAGTCGCCGGACTTGAGTTCACTGACGAGCAGTTGGACAAGATGCTCAAGGGCACCAGCGAGAACACGGTGAAGCTGCGCGACTTGCGCAAGATCGAAATCGACAACAGCGTTGCTCCGCCGCTCTACTTCAACCCGGTGCTTCCGGGAATGAAGATTGATCGCACGCGCCGTCCGTTCCGCGCAAGCGCGCCGCCTCGCGTGCAGCGGCCACCCAACTTGGAAGACGTGGCCTTCTGGCCGGTGACGAGCCTGAGCGAGCTGGTCCGCACGCGGCAGGTGACTTCCGTAGAGCTCACTGAGATGTATCTGGCCCGCGCCAAGCGCTACACCCCGAAGCTCAAATGTTTTGTCACCATCACGGATGATCTGGCGCTGCGCGAAGCGCGCGAGGCCGATAAGGAAATTGCCGCGGGCAAATATCGCGGGCCGCTACACGGCATCCCCTATGGAATCAAAGACCTGTTCGCGGTGAAAGGATATCCCACAACCTGGGGAGCGGCGCCGTTCAAAGACCGCATCATTGATATGGACGCGACCGTGGTCGCGCGGCTGCGCGAAGCCGGCGCCGTGCTCCTTGGCAAGCTTGCCACTGGAGAATTGGCGCTCGATGACATCTGGTTCGCGGGACAGACGATGAACCCGTGGGACACATCGATGGGATCGCAAGGTTCGTCCGCTGGGCCGGGATCGGCAACCGCCGGCGGATTAGTGGGCTTTTCCATTGGCACGGAAACATTGGGCTCGATCCTTGCGCCGTCGGCCATTTGCGGCGTGACGGGGCTGCGCCCGACGTTTGGACGTGTCAGCCGGTACGGCGCGATGGCGCTGAGCTGGAGCATGGACAAGACCGGCCCCATGTGCCGCTCAGTGGAAGATTGCGCGCTGGTGCTCAACGCCATTCAAGGCGCGGACAATCTTGACCTTGCCGCCGTGGACGTGCCCTTTAACTGGGACGCCACGCTCGATGTTCGCAAGCTGCGCGTTGCATACCTGAAGGCCGCGTTTGAAAATACGCGCCAGACGCCGCAAGTTGAGGCCAATGATCACGCCGCGCTGGATAAGATTCGCAGCCTGGGAATCGAACTGGCGGAGTTCAAGCTTCCTGAAAATCCAAAGCTTGATCCTTCGGCCATCCTCAACGCTGAAGGAATTTCCGCATTGCGTGATCCTGTGGAGACGCATCCAGATCAGCTCGCGCGCCCGGATCGCATCGCCGGCCAAAATGCTTATCGCCTTTATCCCGCGGCGGACTACGTGAACGCAAATCGCGCACGCATGCTGCTGATGCAGGAGATGGACAAGCTCATGGCAAAGATTGACGTCTATCTGCTGCCTTATGACTACGCCGACTACACGCCCAATCCCGTGGCCGACCGCAGCACGGGCATCACCAATCTCACCGGACACCCGAGCGTCACACTGCCACACGGCTTTGATGAGAAGGGCCATCCGACTGGGCTGACGTTTATCGGGAGGCTGTTTGGCGAAGCGCAGATGCTGGCGGTGGCCAAAGCCTATCAGGATTCAACCGGCTGGCATCTCAAACATCCAAAGCTCTGA
- a CDS encoding ankyrin repeat domain-containing protein yields MDMKTAIRNGDADTLRRLLIEDPSRGNELIRWGENDCILTHPLHYVSDMLFEGALQKGKELPLVEALIQAGADLDFQRDREDGKKSDTPLIGAASLAAEEVGLRLLDAGARPELRGLFGETALHWAALLGEHRLAERLISGSDLDLKDEKYNSTPLGWAVYGRYNPPAGNQGKQCEVAALLVSAGATVEPEWLESEQVRADTAMLAALRAGTP; encoded by the coding sequence ATGGACATGAAGACAGCCATCCGAAACGGAGACGCTGACACCTTGCGGCGTCTGCTTATCGAGGATCCCTCGCGTGGCAATGAACTTATCCGCTGGGGAGAGAACGATTGCATCCTTACGCATCCGCTCCACTATGTCTCAGACATGCTGTTTGAGGGCGCGCTGCAAAAGGGCAAGGAGCTGCCACTGGTTGAAGCGCTCATCCAGGCCGGAGCGGACCTCGACTTTCAGAGAGACCGTGAGGATGGCAAGAAGAGCGATACTCCTCTTATCGGGGCCGCGAGCCTTGCGGCGGAAGAGGTAGGCCTGAGGTTGCTGGATGCGGGAGCAAGGCCTGAACTACGCGGACTCTTTGGGGAGACCGCTCTTCATTGGGCGGCGCTGCTGGGTGAGCATCGGCTGGCGGAAAGGCTGATCAGTGGCTCCGATCTAGACCTCAAGGACGAAAAATATAATTCGACGCCGCTGGGATGGGCAGTCTATGGCCGCTACAACCCACCGGCAGGAAACCAAGGGAAGCAGTGCGAGGTGGCCGCGCTTCTCGTCTCAGCCGGGGCAACGGTTGAGCCCGAGTGGCTGGAATCCGAGCAGGTGCGCGCCGATACGGCGATGCTTGCCGCGCTGCGGGCCGGGACGCCTTAA
- a CDS encoding metallopeptidase family protein, with protein sequence MVGDTNPESFEQIVEWAYTTLPQKIRRLPDFPGIQVVDEPPPEVFKEMADREKWRHGTELLGLYSGIFRTKRSFAQLQYAPELIFVFRGPILRCSKGDLRAEVKQVVWHEVAHWLGYETEEQVEALGL encoded by the coding sequence ATGGTCGGCGACACAAATCCTGAAAGCTTTGAGCAGATTGTAGAGTGGGCATACACCACCCTGCCCCAGAAGATCAGGCGTCTGCCGGATTTTCCAGGTATTCAAGTGGTTGACGAGCCTCCTCCGGAGGTATTCAAGGAGATGGCGGACCGGGAGAAATGGCGCCACGGAACTGAGTTGTTGGGCCTGTACAGCGGCATCTTCAGGACAAAACGGTCATTCGCCCAGTTGCAGTATGCCCCGGAACTGATCTTTGTTTTTCGCGGCCCCATTCTGCGCTGTTCAAAAGGAGATCTGCGGGCGGAAGTAAAACAGGTGGTCTGGCATGAAGTTGCGCACTGGCTCGGCTATGAAACCGAAGAACAAGTGGAAGCTCTGGGGTTATGA
- a CDS encoding ADOP family duplicated permease, giving the protein MSFLRDLKVAIRSLAHARALWFTVAITLALGIGANAAIFSVIRGVLLRPLANRDEDRLLYVRQSAPGIGADNTTFSVPEINDIGSGLKSIKELGTFSAIDFTIVGLGEPREIRAGVVDGNYFEVMGLRPVLGRLLTPNDDGPNAAGAAVLTYRFWVNSLHSDRGVIGKVVKLGGFEGSRSATIVGVLEPSVPYPVETEMIANIVTSPHHLSATMVTGREHRMTEVFARLAPGADLDAARAELRTVHAAMVSAHPEVYKPGDHYQIEVTRMHDQINSRARTILWVLFAASGLLFVIACSNVANLILARAVRREPEMAIRAALGATTSAFRRSLLAEGIVLCGSGALAGMAIAAPMVAVLAKYASRFSVRALDLTLDFSMVWIGVALAMIAAVFLAFVPRLPSPDTSAGFSLASSVRVSGGSSRRLGIFAVTQITASFLLLAGAGALVKTLLVLEKTQPPFETAHVLAVNLPVMAEGKTPDQVRDFYREVSRRVSTLPGVQHVSSGFGVPWRDGRALSISFTFSVEGARRDNSEDLRARFRSISPGFFETLGVPVVEGRDFRDTDRDGAERVVIISRSVAQRLFPGREAVDRHLQWTDGVMKFIGISTEPRRIIGVVPDVDDENIIPQPAMTVYQPSAQEGFNGRLFVRAQNDPYALVPTITRTIHDMSADQPVERASSLEDVRAEVLTPDRLNAIVFGGFATLALLISVVGVAGVLAFSVSGRTREFGIRQALGAQPRSILAKVLSEGLVIASAGVVAGVVVGFALERTIGKYIGVVQLPGVLPLIASAAVILAAAVIASALPAARAARVDPAEALRSE; this is encoded by the coding sequence ATGTCTTTTCTTCGCGATTTGAAAGTTGCCATACGTTCTTTGGCGCATGCACGCGCATTGTGGTTCACCGTGGCCATCACTCTGGCTCTGGGCATCGGTGCGAACGCGGCGATATTCAGCGTTATTCGTGGCGTGCTGCTGCGGCCCTTGGCCAATCGCGACGAAGACCGCCTGCTTTACGTGCGCCAGAGCGCTCCGGGAATTGGCGCGGACAATACCACCTTCTCAGTGCCGGAAATCAATGACATAGGCAGTGGGCTGAAGAGCATCAAGGAACTCGGCACTTTTTCCGCGATCGATTTCACTATTGTTGGACTGGGTGAGCCGCGAGAGATCCGCGCTGGTGTGGTTGACGGAAATTATTTTGAGGTCATGGGACTGCGTCCGGTGCTTGGCCGCCTGCTCACTCCCAACGATGACGGTCCCAACGCGGCGGGGGCGGCTGTACTGACATACCGGTTCTGGGTGAACTCGCTGCACTCTGATCGTGGCGTGATCGGGAAAGTGGTCAAGCTTGGAGGCTTTGAAGGCAGCCGTTCCGCCACGATCGTGGGCGTTTTGGAGCCGTCAGTTCCTTATCCGGTTGAAACCGAGATGATTGCCAACATCGTGACCAGCCCGCATCATCTTTCGGCGACCATGGTGACCGGCCGCGAGCATCGCATGACCGAGGTATTTGCGCGCCTTGCTCCGGGCGCCGATCTGGACGCTGCGCGAGCGGAATTGCGTACAGTGCACGCGGCCATGGTGTCCGCGCATCCTGAAGTTTACAAGCCCGGCGACCATTATCAGATTGAAGTGACGCGCATGCATGACCAGATCAACTCACGCGCACGGACGATTCTCTGGGTGCTGTTCGCCGCATCCGGCCTGCTGTTTGTGATTGCATGCTCCAACGTGGCCAACCTTATTCTGGCGCGGGCCGTGCGTCGCGAACCGGAGATGGCGATTCGCGCCGCGCTGGGAGCAACCACCAGCGCGTTCAGACGGTCGCTGCTGGCGGAAGGAATTGTGCTGTGCGGCAGCGGCGCTCTGGCGGGGATGGCCATTGCCGCGCCGATGGTCGCCGTGCTGGCTAAATATGCTTCAAGGTTTTCAGTGCGCGCCCTCGATCTTACCCTTGACTTCAGCATGGTTTGGATTGGCGTTGCGCTTGCGATGATTGCCGCAGTTTTCCTGGCGTTTGTGCCTCGCCTGCCTTCGCCGGATACTTCTGCAGGATTCAGCTTGGCAAGCAGTGTGCGCGTGAGCGGAGGAAGCAGCCGGCGGCTCGGCATTTTTGCCGTAACACAAATTACGGCATCATTTCTTTTGCTGGCAGGAGCGGGCGCGCTGGTAAAAACTCTTCTGGTGTTGGAGAAAACGCAGCCTCCGTTTGAAACAGCTCACGTCCTGGCGGTGAATCTGCCCGTGATGGCGGAAGGCAAAACACCGGACCAGGTGCGGGATTTTTACCGTGAAGTGTCACGACGCGTGAGCACGCTGCCGGGAGTGCAACATGTTTCTTCAGGCTTCGGTGTTCCCTGGCGCGATGGCCGCGCTCTGAGCATCAGCTTCACCTTCTCTGTCGAAGGCGCGCGACGCGACAACAGCGAGGACCTGCGTGCACGCTTCCGGTCGATTTCGCCAGGATTCTTTGAAACATTGGGCGTGCCGGTCGTGGAAGGCCGCGACTTCAGGGACACAGACCGTGACGGCGCAGAGCGCGTGGTGATCATCAGTCGCAGTGTCGCTCAGCGGCTCTTTCCCGGGCGCGAGGCCGTGGACCGTCATCTGCAATGGACGGACGGCGTGATGAAGTTTATCGGCATCAGCACGGAGCCGCGGCGAATCATCGGCGTGGTGCCTGACGTGGACGATGAAAACATCATCCCGCAACCGGCCATGACGGTCTATCAACCGTCAGCGCAGGAAGGCTTTAATGGGCGTCTCTTTGTGCGCGCGCAAAATGATCCCTATGCGCTCGTTCCAACCATCACGCGGACAATCCATGACATGTCAGCAGATCAGCCCGTGGAGCGAGCCAGCTCGCTCGAAGACGTGCGCGCGGAAGTGCTGACGCCAGACCGCCTCAATGCCATTGTATTCGGCGGATTTGCCACGCTGGCGCTGTTGATTTCCGTTGTGGGCGTGGCGGGCGTTCTCGCTTTTTCTGTAAGCGGCCGCACGCGCGAGTTCGGAATCCGTCAGGCGCTGGGCGCGCAGCCGCGCAGCATTCTCGCCAAGGTGCTCTCCGAGGGGCTGGTGATTGCCAGCGCGGGCGTAGTCGCGGGAGTTGTAGTTGGCTTTGCCCTGGAACGAACCATCGGTAAGTACATTGGCGTGGTGCAATTGCCAGGTGTGCTGCCATTGATCGCGTCCGCTGCGGTGATTCTGGCTGCAGCCGTAATCGCATCTGCGTTGCCGGCTGCTCGCGCTGCACGAGTTGATCCGGCGGAGGCACTGCGATCAGAGTAA
- a CDS encoding ABC transporter permease produces the protein MAEAIETALKSGEQRAAWDRRATIADFLRDTMALADVELRKLRRDPAELLTRAIQPALWLLVFGQVFGRLKAIPTGSLDYLTFMAPGILAQSVLFIAIFYGISVIWERDLGILQKLLVSPAPRTALVLGKALSAGVRGLAQGIIIYILALLLGIHLDFSVWHIMGVILFIILGSALFSTFSLAVACLVKTRERFMGIGQVLTMPLFFASNAIYPIASMPAWVRAVARVNPLSYQVDGLRSLMVRGGQPIFGVGLDAVVLLLVFSALVLMTARLYPNVAS, from the coding sequence ATGGCGGAGGCTATCGAGACAGCGCTCAAATCCGGCGAACAGCGCGCCGCCTGGGATAGACGCGCAACCATCGCCGATTTTCTGCGGGACACCATGGCGCTTGCCGACGTGGAGTTGCGCAAGTTGCGCCGCGATCCCGCAGAGTTGCTTACGCGGGCCATCCAGCCGGCATTATGGTTGTTGGTCTTCGGCCAGGTGTTTGGCCGGCTCAAAGCCATTCCTACCGGTTCTCTGGATTACCTGACATTTATGGCGCCCGGCATTCTGGCCCAGAGCGTCTTGTTTATTGCGATTTTCTATGGCATCAGCGTGATATGGGAAAGGGACCTCGGCATCCTGCAAAAACTGCTGGTGAGCCCCGCCCCGCGAACGGCCCTGGTGCTGGGCAAAGCGCTTTCTGCCGGCGTCAGAGGCTTGGCCCAGGGAATCATCATTTATATTCTGGCCCTGCTGCTTGGTATCCACCTGGACTTCTCTGTCTGGCACATCATGGGTGTTATTCTTTTCATTATTTTGGGGTCTGCACTGTTTTCCACTTTTTCTCTCGCCGTTGCCTGTCTCGTCAAGACGCGTGAACGATTCATGGGCATTGGCCAGGTCCTCACTATGCCTCTCTTTTTTGCCAGCAATGCCATCTATCCCATCGCCAGCATGCCTGCCTGGGTGCGGGCGGTCGCCCGCGTGAATCCTCTGAGTTACCAGGTTGATGGGCTGCGTTCGCTCATGGTCCGCGGAGGCCAGCCAATCTTCGGCGTCGGTCTGGATGCTGTGGTCCTTTTACTTGTCTTCAGCGCACTGGTTCTTATGACCGCACGTCTGTATCCGAATGTGGCCAGCTAA